From Paenibacillus sp. V4I7, one genomic window encodes:
- a CDS encoding carbohydrate ABC transporter permease, giving the protein MKNSAFQIFRFIILLVGSISMLYPLFWMIIIALKGNDDVFSLPPDWYPKEFNWENFVIGTEQIHFWRAFSNSMIIAVLCTIGQIISSVLVGYGLGRLRFPGRKMWFSLFVGSLMLPGFIGLIPLFHLYTSLGWYNTWLPIIVPAFFGNASFTFLFIQFSSTIPKSFDEAAKIDGANDLRILWNVIVPMSMPIIITMMIFSFQGSWNQYLEPVIYLVDQSKWPLAVSMASYASTWTTQWNYFMAADLLYMLPMLIIFFIGQKYFMQGLGSVNSAGLK; this is encoded by the coding sequence ATGAAAAATTCTGCATTTCAAATATTTCGATTTATTATTCTTCTAGTTGGCTCAATCTCGATGCTGTATCCATTATTTTGGATGATCATTATAGCGTTAAAGGGAAACGATGATGTGTTCAGTCTTCCGCCTGATTGGTACCCCAAAGAATTCAATTGGGAAAACTTCGTAATTGGAACTGAACAAATTCATTTCTGGAGAGCGTTTTCAAATTCAATGATTATTGCAGTCCTATGTACAATCGGACAGATCATTAGCTCGGTTCTAGTAGGGTACGGCCTAGGTCGTTTGAGATTTCCGGGGCGTAAAATGTGGTTTTCTTTATTTGTAGGAAGTCTGATGTTACCAGGATTTATTGGTTTGATTCCCTTGTTCCATTTATATACATCACTGGGTTGGTATAATACTTGGCTTCCTATCATCGTTCCTGCGTTTTTCGGAAATGCATCCTTTACATTTTTGTTTATCCAATTTTCGAGTACCATTCCAAAATCCTTTGATGAAGCGGCGAAGATAGATGGTGCGAATGATCTTCGAATATTATGGAACGTTATTGTGCCGATGTCTATGCCCATTATTATCACCATGATGATTTTTTCGTTTCAGGGTTCTTGGAACCAGTATCTTGAACCTGTTATCTATTTGGTTGATCAATCAAAGTGGCCTTTGGCTGTTTCCATGGCTTCATACGCATCCACATGGACAACGCAATGGAATTATTTTATGGCGGCTGATCTGCTTTATATGCTTCCCATGCTGATTATCTTTTTTATCGGCCAAAAGTATTTCATGCAAGGTCTTGGATCGGTCAATTCCGCTGGTTTGAAATAG
- a CDS encoding ABC transporter ATP-binding protein codes for MTLIHIENASKYYTMGEETIKALDDVSLDIDHGEFVAIMGPSGSGKTTLMNIIGCLDVIDKGIYDLDGQAINVLKESQLAEIRNQKIGFVFQSFNLLPRLSTYENVELPLIYRGMSKKEREPLVLHALKSVDLLDRWKHHPSELSGGQQQRVAIARTLAGDPPIILADEPTGALDSKTGVEILNILKRLNAQGRTIILITHDLLIAQQAKRIVRFRDGRLNEVV; via the coding sequence ATGACGTTAATCCATATCGAGAATGCAAGTAAATATTATACGATGGGCGAGGAAACGATTAAAGCGTTAGATGACGTCTCGCTAGATATTGATCATGGAGAGTTCGTAGCTATTATGGGACCGTCAGGTTCCGGCAAAACAACATTAATGAACATCATCGGGTGTTTGGATGTTATAGATAAAGGTATTTATGACTTAGATGGTCAAGCAATAAACGTGCTTAAGGAATCTCAGCTTGCTGAGATTCGTAATCAGAAGATTGGATTTGTTTTTCAGAGCTTCAACTTGCTGCCGAGATTAAGTACTTATGAGAATGTGGAGTTGCCTTTGATCTATCGGGGAATGAGCAAAAAGGAAAGAGAGCCACTCGTTTTACATGCACTAAAATCGGTGGATTTATTGGATCGATGGAAGCACCATCCATCGGAGTTATCTGGTGGACAACAGCAGCGTGTTGCTATTGCGCGAACGTTGGCAGGTGATCCTCCGATCATTTTGGCGGATGAGCCTACGGGAGCGTTAGATTCGAAGACTGGTGTGGAGATTTTAAACATTTTAAAGAGATTAAATGCACAAGGTCGGACGATTATTTTGATTACGCATGACTTATTGATTGCACAACAGGCGAAGCGGATTGTGCGGTTTCGGGATGGGCGGTTGAATGAAGTTGTTTAG
- a CDS encoding ABC transporter substrate-binding protein, with protein MKKHHARASLLLAVVMVFPFALSACSSTDKAPTSSTSAAATTNAPSATKEPTKAAPIEVSIMTWESPSMNEKIMASMKKFETANPGITVKMIPAPLSDYGLKINQMITANQGPDIFMTGNDMVIANGAEGRLYDWSAKAAGDKEFMDGFYNGVLDAWKLDGGKLYGLPGLLNTYGYFYNKKLFKEAGLAEPKAGWTYDEMFADALKLSSKKGGVQQYGLYATVDPFKLSLYSVSAGGAPFANGIVKPTKVEISPQFIEGLEKYKAAIANGSMIPPNFDQTNVISNFKAGTVAMTQQGQWIADDLIRTAPNLDWGFVPGPVVNSQSEIYDAVGWSSPSNIKNPDAIWKVLKYLDSTMYAEVLPQNPVAPAAHKDAAKAYFDFLTSSKHADVAEGVNHILQSKNVQPVRFLTTWAGKANPFVEASWNNVLTGKAPVSNLNDMVDKISKVIK; from the coding sequence ATGAAAAAACATCATGCAAGGGCAAGTCTATTATTAGCGGTCGTTATGGTATTTCCATTCGCTTTGTCAGCTTGCAGTTCTACTGATAAGGCGCCAACTTCAAGCACTTCGGCTGCAGCTACTACGAATGCTCCTTCAGCTACAAAGGAACCTACAAAAGCGGCACCTATTGAAGTCAGTATTATGACTTGGGAATCTCCATCTATGAATGAAAAGATTATGGCATCTATGAAAAAATTCGAAACAGCGAATCCAGGTATTACTGTGAAAATGATTCCTGCGCCATTATCCGATTATGGCCTAAAAATCAATCAAATGATAACAGCCAATCAGGGTCCCGATATATTCATGACAGGCAATGATATGGTGATTGCCAACGGTGCGGAAGGAAGACTGTATGACTGGAGTGCTAAGGCAGCTGGAGATAAGGAGTTTATGGATGGTTTTTATAACGGTGTACTGGATGCGTGGAAGTTAGATGGCGGCAAATTATATGGGCTGCCTGGTCTTTTAAATACATATGGTTATTTCTATAACAAGAAACTCTTCAAGGAGGCAGGATTAGCTGAGCCCAAAGCTGGTTGGACTTATGATGAAATGTTTGCAGATGCACTTAAGCTTTCTTCTAAAAAGGGAGGCGTGCAGCAATATGGATTGTATGCAACCGTTGACCCATTCAAATTATCCTTATATTCGGTTTCTGCCGGTGGTGCGCCATTTGCCAATGGAATCGTGAAACCTACCAAAGTTGAAATCAGTCCGCAGTTTATTGAAGGTTTAGAAAAATATAAGGCTGCAATCGCTAACGGCTCCATGATCCCGCCGAACTTCGACCAAACAAACGTCATCAGCAATTTTAAAGCTGGTACTGTGGCGATGACGCAACAAGGTCAATGGATTGCGGATGATTTGATCAGAACTGCACCTAATTTAGATTGGGGCTTTGTTCCAGGTCCTGTAGTAAACTCACAATCGGAAATTTACGATGCAGTTGGTTGGAGCAGCCCTTCCAACATTAAAAATCCGGATGCGATCTGGAAAGTGCTTAAATATTTGGATTCGACCATGTATGCAGAAGTATTGCCGCAAAATCCCGTTGCTCCTGCCGCACATAAGGATGCTGCAAAAGCCTACTTCGACTTTTTAACTTCTTCCAAGCATGCTGATGTTGCCGAAGGTGTGAATCATATTCTCCAATCCAAGAATGTTCAACCCGTACGATTCCTAACCACATGGGCAGGTAAAGCAAATCCATTTGTAGAGGCTTCATGGAATAATGTTTTGACAGGGAAAGCACCTGTCAGCAACCTAAACGATATGGTTGACAAGATTTCTAAGGTAATTAAATAG
- a CDS encoding glycoside hydrolase N-terminal domain-containing protein: protein MTKISEITRMYEKGNYANTYKEVATTNPGLAWREGMISGNGENGYITSGSPYTDSFIFQNMWFNYPSRDPRAIPGELTGQLADARWNVFKQNDQWKITFPDGKTRVRTYFYSYHPGHQLRLGVTDKGAVSDYERWTNYETAETGVRYTDEFGEWIRTSFTSREDNVSITKISQSSEGAKINMIISIDDISSMYKSRDGMSELTALQYKKLVEPSAAYIAQVAHYPSYQDSELSNGGYAGLTQIIVVNGSKKRVLLADTNEPMNVGMEQNPAIQVIDAEAVYLITQSNRTFDMGKTEDFAGMTQYAIVDNLFQNMNAVAEKYKDAYGKFDYQAALTPHALKHSAEFNAAQFTLTGDEDDKSADNVTLINAQKASKTRINHAFMEQVYNQGRYALLCCSGSSAPRLYGMWTGEWNPGWRGIYTLDANVNLQVSPMNTGHFTQAQLGYITFFLRNTPDFEYNARMAYGMHDALQVSVNSDIDRAMHVEYDNDYPFEYWNAGASWCLLPIFEYWQCYGNGQIPIKDNMRIHDLKPLLSIKDGGLTDEEFSQLIENGFLDLEKDILLPLLTKQANFWEQLCTPEYYTDINGNACYEKGKTALNPGEKYLLIPTYSPENNPIGYNSTITANATMDISAARDGLHMVISMEKAVKRDGYETAVAKWEALLGLMPDYKVDKDGALREWAMSEYTENNNHRHLSHLYPAWPAYETQNNTELTEAAIIAVENRNKYNTGDATAGHGWMHKALVYARLKNGDGVVSSLLPMMMDSGYYTSLMTDHDTNRRNDCYCTDTLFGTVGAVNEALLFSNTGEIEILPALPSEWKSGSIKGLMARTRVEVRGLFWDTNIACVTLKSVVNQNEVKVKVGIPWTKAMVNAQEVEALDDEFGKHIRLTLNSGIDVTVVFILSN from the coding sequence ATGACTAAAATATCGGAAATTACACGAATGTACGAAAAAGGCAATTACGCTAACACCTATAAAGAAGTGGCAACAACAAATCCCGGATTAGCGTGGCGGGAAGGCATGATTAGTGGAAATGGCGAAAATGGGTATATCACGTCAGGATCGCCTTATACGGACAGCTTTATTTTTCAAAATATGTGGTTCAACTATCCGTCTCGAGATCCAAGAGCGATTCCAGGAGAATTAACGGGGCAGCTTGCTGATGCCAGATGGAATGTTTTTAAACAAAACGATCAATGGAAGATTACTTTTCCTGACGGTAAAACGAGGGTAAGAACCTATTTTTATAGTTATCATCCGGGACACCAGCTCAGATTAGGCGTGACTGATAAGGGAGCCGTGTCTGATTATGAGAGATGGACGAATTATGAAACAGCCGAAACCGGAGTACGATACACCGATGAATTTGGCGAGTGGATCCGAACCTCGTTTACATCCAGAGAAGACAATGTTTCGATTACGAAGATCTCACAATCCTCAGAAGGCGCTAAGATCAATATGATCATCTCCATTGATGACATTTCGAGCATGTACAAATCGAGGGATGGTATGTCTGAGCTGACGGCGCTTCAATACAAAAAGCTTGTGGAACCGAGTGCGGCATATATCGCGCAGGTTGCCCATTACCCATCCTATCAGGACAGCGAGCTGAGCAATGGTGGGTATGCAGGTCTGACGCAGATTATTGTTGTTAATGGATCCAAGAAGAGAGTACTGCTCGCTGACACGAATGAACCGATGAATGTAGGAATGGAACAGAATCCTGCGATCCAAGTGATCGACGCCGAAGCCGTATATTTAATTACGCAATCGAACAGGACATTTGATATGGGCAAAACCGAAGATTTTGCCGGAATGACGCAATACGCTATCGTAGACAATTTATTTCAGAACATGAATGCGGTCGCTGAAAAATATAAAGATGCCTATGGTAAATTCGATTATCAAGCTGCCCTCACGCCTCACGCCCTAAAGCATTCCGCAGAATTTAACGCTGCACAATTTACTCTTACAGGCGACGAGGATGACAAGAGCGCTGACAACGTAACGCTAATCAACGCGCAAAAGGCATCAAAAACTAGAATCAATCATGCTTTTATGGAGCAGGTGTACAACCAGGGACGATATGCCTTACTATGCTGCAGCGGTTCAAGCGCTCCGCGCTTGTATGGGATGTGGACCGGGGAGTGGAATCCTGGCTGGCGAGGTATCTATACGCTTGACGCCAATGTGAATTTACAGGTTTCTCCGATGAATACAGGCCATTTCACGCAAGCGCAGCTTGGATACATCACTTTCTTCTTGAGAAACACGCCCGACTTCGAATACAATGCGCGAATGGCCTACGGGATGCATGATGCCCTGCAGGTGTCGGTAAACTCGGACATCGACCGCGCAATGCATGTGGAATACGACAATGACTATCCGTTTGAATATTGGAATGCCGGAGCGAGCTGGTGTCTGCTCCCGATCTTCGAGTATTGGCAGTGTTACGGCAATGGGCAGATTCCGATCAAAGACAACATGAGAATTCATGATCTGAAACCGCTTCTCAGTATAAAGGACGGTGGGCTGACGGATGAAGAATTCAGTCAATTGATCGAAAATGGATTTCTAGATTTGGAAAAGGATATTTTACTTCCGCTGCTGACAAAGCAGGCTAATTTCTGGGAGCAGCTATGTACGCCGGAATACTATACGGATATAAACGGTAATGCGTGCTATGAGAAAGGCAAAACTGCGTTAAATCCAGGCGAGAAATATTTGCTTATCCCTACCTACTCTCCAGAGAATAACCCGATCGGTTACAACAGTACGATTACGGCAAATGCCACGATGGATATTTCTGCGGCGCGGGATGGACTGCATATGGTCATATCCATGGAAAAAGCAGTAAAGCGCGACGGATATGAAACTGCTGTTGCCAAATGGGAAGCATTGTTAGGACTAATGCCGGATTATAAGGTTGACAAAGACGGCGCTTTACGCGAATGGGCAATGAGTGAATATACGGAAAACAACAACCACCGCCATTTAAGCCATCTCTATCCGGCTTGGCCTGCGTACGAAACGCAGAACAATACGGAGTTAACGGAAGCAGCAATTATCGCGGTTGAAAACAGAAATAAATACAATACAGGAGACGCGACGGCGGGGCACGGCTGGATGCATAAGGCGCTGGTCTATGCCAGGTTAAAAAACGGCGACGGGGTCGTCTCGTCCCTTCTGCCGATGATGATGGATTCCGGTTATTACACTTCCTTGATGACAGACCATGACACAAACAGAAGAAACGACTGCTATTGTACGGATACATTATTTGGTACTGTGGGGGCAGTAAATGAAGCGCTGCTATTTTCCAATACAGGTGAAATTGAAATACTTCCGGCGCTGCCCTCTGAATGGAAATCAGGGTCAATAAAAGGATTAATGGCAAGGACCCGGGTAGAGGTTAGAGGGTTATTTTGGGACACTAACATTGCATGTGTTACATTAAAATCAGTTGTAAATCAAAATGAAGTAAAAGTAAAAGTGGGTATTCCTTGGACAAAAGCAATGGTTAACGCCCAAGAAGTAGAGGCGCTTGACGATGAATTTGGTAAACATATTCGCTTAACGCTGAATTCTGGTATAGACGTTACAGTTGTATTTATTTTGTCCAATTGA
- a CDS encoding carbohydrate-binding protein: MELKKVKPFKFIVLTLACSLSFTTMSAITSTKANAFTSSDADVAITKANAFTSSDADVAIEAFNTKFWDSDAKYFWTNSDHGNNYQGFWVEAELWEMVMDAYVHTSDPSLKSKLRTQIDDIFDGTVAKFGEDWTNNHFNDDIMWWAMASARAYEITKEQRYLDKAKYYFDFVYDTQWDDNFANGGIWWLNSEHTTKNACINFPAAEAAVYMYNITQDEHYLDAASKIYRWGKTMLTDGNGKVYDRIEIEKGAVPDATHYNQGTFIGAAVGLYQITGNTVYLDDAVKAANFTQTHLVDANHLLRYEGPNGDLKGGKTILIRNLAYLQKAVNERSESAYKQFSNDLNYWLAFNTQMAWNNRNSDNIVDGNWAGQLLSGTYESWASSSAVEALTVIEPQDVTINYAAKNPYNTIEAESYNVGTGFILEGSSEGTLQLGGIQSGFFAAYKNVDFGSTGAIGFIARAASGTDGGNIEIRLDSLNGPKVGTLNVEGTGGWNNYTDAVTLLKDDQGNQSTVTGKHDVYLAFTKTKDQYLFNLNSFKFTTTDPTKTDAYARLKAGNFDSSSGLSKNAEWGFIDGIKNNAYASYKGIDFGSGAAGVTAHVTSGNQGGTIEIKLDSLNGPTVGVIGIPALGNWNNWVDIMSNIDDTKAVGVHDVYLVFHGTNGSDSPCNLDWFTFTTVKGKARDAYGKLEAENYTSGVGFGTENGGGQTYLAGIYGPNNPYAMYNYVDFGSTSPSKFHVNAASDTGGGTIELRMDSMNGPVIATSTVTGTGGWQKFKVFSADVTTPITGKHIVFMLFKGGDWLYNFDKFTFGDPAVFTAPTPPPVPVKDNVPPGNVENVQVISGTDSMKLLWDGPYDIDGQKVQITLLSNGQQVGSVIDVNRGIQTAVLPGIQKGKDFTILIKTIDTSGNVSQGKTIVSKDLPSFSLSANWNMLKEGDSFEDYMALNFKVWDNLSAIKSAQIIVDGTEYKINPQTMQSIDIDMAGNLGDKTTTVAIEDAAGNKLQNTFHVSVTTSVYAMEHLITRYTDSGELSGAVIPQLTNALKQVQHRLEIGKQDNAIKHMQDFIKHLNNEALRNNVKDSAKAILNTDAQSLITTWQKVSSK, encoded by the coding sequence ATGGAATTGAAAAAAGTTAAACCATTTAAATTCATAGTATTAACATTGGCGTGTTCCTTGAGTTTTACTACGATGTCTGCCATTACAAGCACAAAAGCCAATGCATTCACTTCGTCAGATGCAGACGTAGCCATCACAAAAGCCAATGCATTTACTTCGTCAGATGCAGACGTTGCCATAGAAGCATTTAACACAAAGTTTTGGGATAGTGATGCAAAGTATTTTTGGACGAATTCTGATCATGGCAACAACTATCAAGGCTTCTGGGTAGAAGCGGAACTTTGGGAAATGGTCATGGATGCCTATGTACACACATCTGATCCTAGTTTGAAATCAAAACTTAGAACTCAGATCGATGATATATTTGACGGTACAGTAGCAAAATTCGGAGAAGATTGGACAAACAATCATTTCAACGATGATATCATGTGGTGGGCCATGGCATCTGCGAGAGCTTATGAAATTACCAAGGAACAAAGATATTTAGATAAGGCCAAGTATTATTTTGACTTCGTATATGACACGCAATGGGATGACAACTTTGCAAATGGCGGCATTTGGTGGTTGAATAGTGAGCATACCACAAAGAATGCCTGCATTAATTTCCCAGCGGCTGAAGCAGCTGTTTATATGTATAACATTACTCAGGATGAACATTATTTAGATGCAGCTTCTAAAATATACAGATGGGGCAAGACTATGCTTACTGACGGCAATGGAAAAGTATATGACCGTATAGAAATTGAGAAAGGCGCAGTCCCGGATGCAACTCATTATAATCAGGGTACTTTCATAGGCGCAGCAGTAGGCCTGTATCAAATAACCGGAAATACCGTATATCTCGATGATGCAGTGAAAGCAGCTAACTTTACCCAAACTCATTTAGTTGACGCCAACCATTTGTTGCGCTACGAAGGGCCGAATGGGGACTTAAAGGGCGGTAAAACGATATTAATCCGTAATCTGGCCTATCTTCAAAAGGCTGTGAATGAGAGAAGTGAAAGTGCATATAAGCAGTTTAGCAACGATCTTAATTATTGGCTTGCTTTCAATACTCAAATGGCATGGAATAATCGAAATTCAGACAATATCGTGGATGGCAACTGGGCAGGGCAACTGCTTTCCGGAACTTATGAATCCTGGGCGTCATCAAGTGCTGTTGAAGCATTAACTGTTATAGAACCACAGGATGTTACAATAAATTATGCCGCAAAAAATCCTTACAATACAATAGAAGCGGAAAGCTATAATGTGGGTACCGGATTTATCTTAGAGGGCAGTTCAGAAGGTACACTGCAGCTGGGTGGAATTCAGTCAGGATTCTTTGCGGCTTATAAAAATGTTGATTTTGGATCCACCGGTGCTATTGGCTTTATTGCTAGAGCAGCTAGCGGAACAGATGGAGGTAATATTGAAATAAGGCTTGATTCGTTGAATGGTCCCAAAGTTGGCACCTTAAACGTAGAAGGAACAGGCGGTTGGAATAATTATACGGATGCCGTTACACTTCTTAAGGATGATCAAGGGAACCAAAGTACAGTTACGGGAAAACATGATGTATATCTTGCCTTCACAAAGACGAAAGATCAATACTTATTTAATTTAAATTCGTTCAAATTCACTACAACGGATCCTACAAAAACAGATGCATATGCAAGGCTTAAAGCTGGTAATTTCGACAGCAGTTCAGGTCTAAGTAAAAATGCGGAGTGGGGATTTATAGATGGTATTAAAAACAATGCTTATGCCTCTTATAAAGGAATTGACTTTGGATCCGGTGCCGCAGGTGTTACTGCTCATGTAACAAGCGGCAATCAAGGGGGTACTATTGAAATTAAGTTAGACAGTTTGAACGGACCCACTGTAGGTGTTATTGGAATTCCTGCTTTAGGTAATTGGAATAACTGGGTAGACATTATGTCTAACATAGACGATACCAAAGCCGTTGGTGTTCATGATGTATATCTAGTGTTTCATGGAACAAACGGAAGTGATTCACCCTGTAATTTGGATTGGTTCACCTTTACAACAGTGAAGGGCAAAGCAAGAGATGCATATGGTAAGCTAGAAGCTGAAAACTATACCAGTGGCGTAGGTTTCGGTACGGAAAATGGAGGAGGGCAAACCTACTTGGCCGGAATATACGGTCCTAATAACCCATATGCCATGTACAATTACGTCGATTTTGGAAGTACAAGTCCTTCAAAATTCCATGTTAATGCTGCAAGTGATACGGGTGGAGGAACTATAGAATTAAGAATGGACAGCATGAACGGTCCCGTTATTGCGACTAGTACTGTTACAGGAACCGGCGGATGGCAGAAATTCAAGGTTTTCTCAGCGGATGTAACAACGCCTATAACAGGAAAGCACATTGTTTTCATGTTGTTTAAAGGTGGAGATTGGTTATATAACTTTGATAAATTTACCTTCGGTGACCCAGCTGTATTTACAGCACCAACTCCACCGCCTGTTCCTGTGAAAGACAATGTTCCTCCAGGCAATGTGGAAAATGTTCAAGTGATCAGCGGAACTGACAGTATGAAGTTGCTTTGGGATGGTCCCTATGATATTGATGGTCAGAAGGTGCAAATCACTCTATTAAGCAATGGACAGCAGGTTGGCAGTGTAATAGATGTTAATAGAGGAATACAAACTGCTGTTCTACCGGGAATTCAAAAGGGTAAAGACTTTACTATTTTAATAAAGACTATTGATACCTCAGGAAATGTATCTCAGGGAAAAACAATAGTGAGTAAGGATTTGCCTTCATTTTCACTTTCTGCAAATTGGAATATGTTGAAAGAAGGAGATTCCTTCGAGGATTACATGGCTCTAAACTTCAAAGTATGGGATAACTTATCAGCCATAAAATCTGCACAAATCATCGTGGATGGTACGGAATATAAGATTAATCCTCAAACAATGCAAAGTATAGATATTGATATGGCTGGAAATTTAGGAGATAAGACGACAACTGTTGCAATCGAGGATGCTGCAGGTAACAAGCTTCAGAACACATTTCATGTTAGCGTTACAACAAGTGTATATGCCATGGAACATTTAATAACTCGTTACACGGATTCAGGAGAATTAAGCGGAGCGGTGATACCACAGCTTACCAATGCTCTTAAGCAGGTACAACATCGACTTGAAATCGGGAAACAGGATAATGCGATTAAACATATGCAGGATTTTATAAAGCACTTAAATAATGAAGCCTTACGTAATAATGTTAAAGACAGTGCCAAAGCGATTCTTAATACGGATGCTCAATCGCTTATTACCACCTGGCAGAAAGTGAGTTCCAAATAG
- a CDS encoding carbohydrate ABC transporter permease — translation MKAIVQKKNLKALIIGYLFILPSIIGFSVFVAYPLITSFYYALTEWDGFNKPKYVGIDNYIYMFTVDPAFWTSIKVTFYFVFLSVPASLALGLLLAMLLNKNLPGIKYFRTFYYLPTVLPIIASLTLWKFIYQPQYGLANQVLNLLGLPQGTWLTDENTALISVIINGLWQVGGTMIIFLSGLQSVPQDFYEAAQVDGATRWMSFIQITIPMITPILFLQLILGIIGAFQGFTQVLVLTNGGPNFSTMLLNFKIFQDAFNGKMFGYAISEVSILFAIIMLFTLVTYKFSNRFVYYENDNR, via the coding sequence TTGAAAGCAATTGTGCAAAAAAAGAATTTAAAAGCCTTGATCATCGGTTATTTATTCATATTACCTTCCATTATCGGTTTCAGTGTGTTTGTTGCTTACCCGCTCATAACCTCATTTTATTATGCTTTAACAGAATGGGATGGTTTTAATAAACCGAAATATGTCGGAATTGATAATTACATTTATATGTTTACAGTAGATCCTGCTTTCTGGACTTCCATAAAAGTAACTTTTTACTTTGTTTTTCTAAGCGTTCCTGCTTCACTAGCGCTTGGTTTACTCTTAGCCATGTTATTAAACAAAAACCTTCCCGGCATTAAGTATTTTCGCACTTTTTATTATTTACCCACCGTCTTACCTATTATTGCATCTCTTACGTTATGGAAGTTTATTTATCAACCTCAATATGGTCTTGCCAATCAAGTTTTAAACTTGTTAGGGCTCCCTCAAGGAACTTGGTTGACGGATGAGAATACAGCTTTGATTTCAGTCATTATTAACGGTTTATGGCAGGTTGGAGGTACCATGATTATCTTTTTAAGCGGTCTCCAATCGGTCCCTCAAGACTTTTATGAAGCCGCACAAGTGGATGGAGCCACAAGGTGGATGAGCTTTATCCAGATTACCATTCCGATGATTACTCCTATTCTTTTTCTTCAACTCATCTTAGGGATTATTGGAGCTTTCCAAGGGTTCACTCAGGTACTTGTATTAACGAACGGAGGACCTAATTTTTCCACAATGCTTCTTAACTTCAAAATATTTCAGGATGCTTTCAATGGCAAGATGTTTGGCTACGCGATTTCAGAAGTAAGTATCCTGTTTGCCATCATTATGCTATTTACATTGGTTACTTATAAATTTTCCAATCGATTTGTCTATTACGAAAATGATAATAGGTAA